One stretch of Xiphophorus maculatus strain JP 163 A chromosome 19, X_maculatus-5.0-male, whole genome shotgun sequence DNA includes these proteins:
- the LOC102233571 gene encoding protein YIPF5-like isoform X2, protein MDDFQQFEQDFYQTGYYIDDQGRAVAYYDSDAQNANNVDPYMEQQYPGEIYQPTMHSTGTEYLEEEPPLLVELGIDFDHMWQKTLTVLNPLKPADGSIMNETDLTGPILFSIALGVTLMMAGKVHFGYVYGISVIACIGMYTLLSLMSPLGVSYGCVASVLGYCLLPIVALSAFAVFYSLQGIVGTVLALMAICWCSFSASKIFISTLAMQEQQLLVFYPCALLYGLFTLLTVF, encoded by the exons ATGGATGACTTCCAGCAATTTGAGCAGGACTTCTACCAAACGGGATATTACATAGATGACCAGGGTCGTGCTGTGGCTTACTACGACTCTGA tgcacaaaatgcaaacaatgtGGACCCTTACATGGAACAGCAGTACCCTGGAGAGATCTACCAGCCAACCATGCATTCCACTGGAACCGAGTATCTAGAGGAGGAACCTCCACTTCTTGTTG AACTGGGAATTGATTTTGATCATATGTGGCAGAAGACCCTCACAGTTCTGAACCCTTTGAAGCCTGCAGATGGCAGCATTATGAATGAGACAGATCTGACAGGTCCTATCCTCTTCTCCATCGCTCTGGGTGTCACTTTAATGATG GCAGGTAAAGTTCATTTTGGTTATGTATATGGGATCAGTGTCATTGCCTGCATTGGTATGTACACTCTGCTGAGTCTGATGAGCCCCTTGGGAGTATCTTATGGCTGTGTGGCTAGTGTCCTGGGCTACTGCCTCCTACCCATCGTGGCCCTCTCTGCGTTTGCTGTTTTCTACTCCTTGCA aggCATCGTGGGAACAGTCCTGGCTCTGATGGCCATTTGTTGGTGCAGCTTCTCAGCCTCCAAGATCTTTATCTCCACCCTGGCAatgcaggagcagcagctgctggtgttCTACCCTTGTGCTCTGTTGTATGGACTTTTCACACTGCTCACTGTCTTTTAA
- the LOC102233571 gene encoding protein YIPF7-like isoform X1, whose protein sequence is MDDFQQFEQDFYQTGYYIDDQGRAVAYYDSDSAQNANNVDPYMEQQYPGEIYQPTMHSTGTEYLEEEPPLLVELGIDFDHMWQKTLTVLNPLKPADGSIMNETDLTGPILFSIALGVTLMMAGKVHFGYVYGISVIACIGMYTLLSLMSPLGVSYGCVASVLGYCLLPIVALSAFAVFYSLQGIVGTVLALMAICWCSFSASKIFISTLAMQEQQLLVFYPCALLYGLFTLLTVF, encoded by the exons ATGGATGACTTCCAGCAATTTGAGCAGGACTTCTACCAAACGGGATATTACATAGATGACCAGGGTCGTGCTGTGGCTTACTACGACTCTGA CAGtgcacaaaatgcaaacaatgtGGACCCTTACATGGAACAGCAGTACCCTGGAGAGATCTACCAGCCAACCATGCATTCCACTGGAACCGAGTATCTAGAGGAGGAACCTCCACTTCTTGTTG AACTGGGAATTGATTTTGATCATATGTGGCAGAAGACCCTCACAGTTCTGAACCCTTTGAAGCCTGCAGATGGCAGCATTATGAATGAGACAGATCTGACAGGTCCTATCCTCTTCTCCATCGCTCTGGGTGTCACTTTAATGATG GCAGGTAAAGTTCATTTTGGTTATGTATATGGGATCAGTGTCATTGCCTGCATTGGTATGTACACTCTGCTGAGTCTGATGAGCCCCTTGGGAGTATCTTATGGCTGTGTGGCTAGTGTCCTGGGCTACTGCCTCCTACCCATCGTGGCCCTCTCTGCGTTTGCTGTTTTCTACTCCTTGCA aggCATCGTGGGAACAGTCCTGGCTCTGATGGCCATTTGTTGGTGCAGCTTCTCAGCCTCCAAGATCTTTATCTCCACCCTGGCAatgcaggagcagcagctgctggtgttCTACCCTTGTGCTCTGTTGTATGGACTTTTCACACTGCTCACTGTCTTTTAA
- the LOC102233571 gene encoding protein YIPF7-like isoform X3 gives MEQQYPGEIYQPTMHSTGTEYLEEEPPLLVELGIDFDHMWQKTLTVLNPLKPADGSIMNETDLTGPILFSIALGVTLMMAGKVHFGYVYGISVIACIGMYTLLSLMSPLGVSYGCVASVLGYCLLPIVALSAFAVFYSLQGIVGTVLALMAICWCSFSASKIFISTLAMQEQQLLVFYPCALLYGLFTLLTVF, from the exons ATGGAACAGCAGTACCCTGGAGAGATCTACCAGCCAACCATGCATTCCACTGGAACCGAGTATCTAGAGGAGGAACCTCCACTTCTTGTTG AACTGGGAATTGATTTTGATCATATGTGGCAGAAGACCCTCACAGTTCTGAACCCTTTGAAGCCTGCAGATGGCAGCATTATGAATGAGACAGATCTGACAGGTCCTATCCTCTTCTCCATCGCTCTGGGTGTCACTTTAATGATG GCAGGTAAAGTTCATTTTGGTTATGTATATGGGATCAGTGTCATTGCCTGCATTGGTATGTACACTCTGCTGAGTCTGATGAGCCCCTTGGGAGTATCTTATGGCTGTGTGGCTAGTGTCCTGGGCTACTGCCTCCTACCCATCGTGGCCCTCTCTGCGTTTGCTGTTTTCTACTCCTTGCA aggCATCGTGGGAACAGTCCTGGCTCTGATGGCCATTTGTTGGTGCAGCTTCTCAGCCTCCAAGATCTTTATCTCCACCCTGGCAatgcaggagcagcagctgctggtgttCTACCCTTGTGCTCTGTTGTATGGACTTTTCACACTGCTCACTGTCTTTTAA
- the LOC102233312 gene encoding retinol dehydrogenase 14-like isoform X1, giving the protein MMQGKTVIVTGANSGIGKATAAAIVKLQGRVIMACRDQTRAEEAAQDIRQETGADGRQIMVKQLDLASLRSVRSFCEDIIKEEPQLHALINNAGVYQCPYTKTEDGFEMQFGVNHLGHFLLTHLLMDLLKRSAPSRIVVVSSKLYKHGDINFEDLDSEQFYDKAFAYSRSKLANLLFTCELARRLEGSGVTVNALTPGIVRTNLGRHVHIPVLAKPLFNLISRGLLKSPEEGAQTSVYLASSLDVDGVQGKCFADCKPLELLDKATDQEVASKLWDISEVMDSGWSEGSFQRQATWRSLTA; this is encoded by the exons ATGATGCAGGGGAAGACTGTGATAGTGACGGGAGCGAACAGCGGGATCGGGAAAGCTACAGCAGCGGCGATTGTGAAGCTCCAGGGCCGGGTGATAATGGCCTGCCGGGACCAAACCAGGGCCGAGGAGGCTGCCCAGGACATCCGCCAGGAGACCGGGGCAGACGGCAGACAGATCATGGTCAAACAGCTGGACCTGGCCTCCTTGAGGTCTGTGCGCTCCTTCTGTGAAGACATTATAAAG GAGGAACCTCAGTTACATGCTCTGATCAACAACGCTGGAGTCTACCAGTGTCCTTACACCAAAACAGAGGACGGCTTCGAGATGCAGTTTGGGGTCAACCACCTCGGTCACTTCCTGCTTACCCACCTGTTGATGGACCTCCTGAAACGCTCAGCACCCAGCCGCATTGTGGTGGTCTCCTCCAAGCTTTACAAACACGGTGACATTAACTTCGAAGACCTGGACAGTGAGCAGTTCTATGACAAGGCTTTTGCCTACAGTCGTAGCAAACTGGCAAACTTGTTGTTCACCTGCGAGTTGGCCCGCCGTCTGGAGGGCAGTGGAGTAACAGTGAATGCTCTGACTCCAGGCATCGTGAGGACTAACCTGGGACGGCATGTGCACATTCCGGTTTTAGCAAAGCCCCTTTTTAACCTGATCTCCCGGGGCTTGCTTAAAAGCCCGGAGGAAGGAGCTCAGACTTCGGTGTATTTGGCCTCCAGCCTGGATGTTGACGGTGTGCAGGGAAAGTGCTTTGCAGATTGTAAGCCTCTGGAACTTCTGGATAAGGCCACAGATCAGGAAGTGGCATCAAAACTGTGGGACATCAGTGAAGTCATG GATTCAGGTTGGAGTGAGGGTTCTTTCCAGAGACAAGCTACGTGGAGGAGTTTGACAGCCTGA
- the LOC102233312 gene encoding retinol dehydrogenase 14-like isoform X2 — MMQGKTVIVTGANSGIGKATAAAIVKLQGRVIMACRDQTRAEEAAQDIRQETGADGRQIMVKQLDLASLRSVRSFCEDIIKEEPQLHALINNAGVYQCPYTKTEDGFEMQFGVNHLGHFLLTHLLMDLLKRSAPSRIVVVSSKLYKHGDINFEDLDSEQFYDKAFAYSRSKLANLLFTCELARRLEGSGVTVNALTPGIVRTNLGRHVHIPVLAKPLFNLISRGLLKSPEEGAQTSVYLASSLDVDGVQGKCFADCKPLELLDKATDQEVASKLWDISEVMVGVRVLSRDKLRGGV, encoded by the exons ATGATGCAGGGGAAGACTGTGATAGTGACGGGAGCGAACAGCGGGATCGGGAAAGCTACAGCAGCGGCGATTGTGAAGCTCCAGGGCCGGGTGATAATGGCCTGCCGGGACCAAACCAGGGCCGAGGAGGCTGCCCAGGACATCCGCCAGGAGACCGGGGCAGACGGCAGACAGATCATGGTCAAACAGCTGGACCTGGCCTCCTTGAGGTCTGTGCGCTCCTTCTGTGAAGACATTATAAAG GAGGAACCTCAGTTACATGCTCTGATCAACAACGCTGGAGTCTACCAGTGTCCTTACACCAAAACAGAGGACGGCTTCGAGATGCAGTTTGGGGTCAACCACCTCGGTCACTTCCTGCTTACCCACCTGTTGATGGACCTCCTGAAACGCTCAGCACCCAGCCGCATTGTGGTGGTCTCCTCCAAGCTTTACAAACACGGTGACATTAACTTCGAAGACCTGGACAGTGAGCAGTTCTATGACAAGGCTTTTGCCTACAGTCGTAGCAAACTGGCAAACTTGTTGTTCACCTGCGAGTTGGCCCGCCGTCTGGAGGGCAGTGGAGTAACAGTGAATGCTCTGACTCCAGGCATCGTGAGGACTAACCTGGGACGGCATGTGCACATTCCGGTTTTAGCAAAGCCCCTTTTTAACCTGATCTCCCGGGGCTTGCTTAAAAGCCCGGAGGAAGGAGCTCAGACTTCGGTGTATTTGGCCTCCAGCCTGGATGTTGACGGTGTGCAGGGAAAGTGCTTTGCAGATTGTAAGCCTCTGGAACTTCTGGATAAGGCCACAGATCAGGAAGTGGCATCAAAACTGTGGGACATCAGTGAAGTCATG GTTGGAGTGAGGGTTCTTTCCAGAGACAAGCTACGTGGAGGAGTTTGA